The region ataaaatttaaactgGCACAGGGAGTTTATCAGCCGCCATTCAGGAAAAATGCATCTGCTGGAATAGCGCGTTCAAAATGGTCAGGCTGACACTCTTTCAGTTCTCCTGAGCTTGGCCCAAGGCGTCAGAACCGCTAGCAGCAGAAGAAGGGCCGATATTTCAGGATTTCCAAGATGTACAAGCTATATTTAAAGATGTCATTGGGGGTCGTcccgtgtttttttttttgcataaatcAGATCTAAAACATAAGAAGAATATGTGGCTAAAAGGATATTTCGTTTAAAAGCTATAGTGCTGAGAAGGAATGCGGTCCGACGCTGCCGCTACTCACACTTTAACTTTTCAAAGCGTTTTTTCGAAACACCTTTTTTTTATCTGGTTAATCTATGCCCGGTAGtaatataattgaaaaagCCCAGGTcgtttttttatatacaacAAATTAGAGCAAAAACTGTTCTTTTTAGAATCCTAAATTCAAAGACATAGCCACAGACTCACAGATTACATTTttgtacccttgcagagagttTTGTGTTTTCagttagaagtttgcaacatAGCAAAGGAGGCGATTCCGACCCCACAAAgtgtattcttgatcagcatcactagacaagtcgatttagccatgtccgtccgtctgttctagtctctcagttttaaagctatcgggctgaaactatTATATAAGCCGAACCCAGCCGGTTCGGACAACTATAGCTTATAGCTTTCTTTcagataatttttttatacccttgcagaaagTAATTTccgtcagaagtttgcaactcagtgaaggagacgtttacgaccccataaagtacatatattcttgatcagcgtcacaagacgagtcgatctagccatgtccgtatgtccgtcagtttctacgcaaattagtctctcagttttaaaggtatagggctgaaactttcccaaaagtcttctttctattgcaggtagtatataagtcggaaccagtcggatcggacaactatatcatatagctccattggaactatcgggggaaaattaaaaaaaaaattataccttctgtgttttttaacataaaacctttAGGCTttgatataacatttttaaattagttctgaatttcgaattaaattttataaaaatcggacgactatatcatatagctcccataggaacaatcggaaaattagtggtaaaataatattgaaaaattataccttcgttgttttttaacttacaacctcctacgtttggaaataacattttttatttggttttaaattttgaattgaatttttgtcaaaatcggacgactatatcatatagctgccataggaaagatcggaaagttagtaggaaaacatgaaatataaattatatcttttgtgttttttaacataaaacctttAAGCTttgatataacatttttaaattagttctgaatttcgaaataaattttataaaaatcggacgactatatcatatagctcccataggaacaatcggaaaattagtggtaaaataatattgaaaaattatatcttcggtgttttttaacttataacctcctacgcttggaaataacattttttatttgggtttgaatttcgagttaaatttaatcagaatcggacgactttatcataaagctgccataaaaacaatcgaaaaattagtggtaaaataatatgaaacaaattatagctttgggggtttttgacatattagcttataatattgggaatataattttgtatatttttaagaatttcatattaaatttaacaaaaatcggactactctacatatatgtacatagttgtcaaaaaaatggagtaaaaaaaagaatgaaataatttattttttccttaaaaatttcacatggtgttactaaagttgaatattttctataaccacaagggtatacaaacttcggcttgccgaagttaacttcctttcttgttttaaaatttaactttattGTCAAATCAAAGAcccaaaacaaatgtttttcgaGCGGAAACATGTTCAAACGATATATTTAAACTTTACGAAAACCTTAGAAGTTTAATTCTTCCTTTGTACAAATATATGTCTGCGAAAGGCGAAGCACGAAGCAAACGTTTACAGAGGTTAAGGTTGCCAGGCAACCGTTCGATTTGCAGTAAAAGACCCCTGAACCACaacttaataattttattggctGGAAAAATGTTGAAGTCACTGGCTCCAATTGAAGGAAACCAACAGCctcagctgcagctgctctgGGAAGACAAGGAGGTCAAATTCGATGTGCCGCAATTGTAAGTAAGTGGGTAACCAATAAGATTAACCGACTCCATAGATTGTTTTCATTTAGGCACAAAAACCTACGGAGCGGGGAGCAAGTACTGGATTACATTTACCACATCGAAGACAGCAAGGGAAATCCGGGGGACACTGGCCGTCTAATGGTCACCAATCTTCGCATAATTTGGCACTCGCTGGTCCACAAGAAGTACAACCTGTGTACGTGATTAGTTCTTACATGGCTTACCACAATGAACACGGAATTCCCCTTTTAGCCATTGGTTACGCCCGGATTGGTAACACTAACACTCGAATAGTGCACATGCACACGAAGGCAAGGATTGCCAGTCAGGCCCTCTACATCCTGGCCATTAGCAATGAGACTCGCTTCGAATTCCTTTTTACCGACGTGTCCGGGGAAACGTCTCGACGGGATCAGCCCATCTTCGCCAGTGTCTTTGACGTGTATCAGTAGGGGAATACCGgcagaaaaatgtttacatatctgaaaaaacacatttttacaGCTTATATCAACGTACTTATCTCTACCGCGACCTAAAGCTGCGCGGAGCCATTGTTCAAGCTGGTCAATTGGTCATTCTACCAGATGAGCAAGTCTACAGCCAGGTACAGGGTGTCTGGAATTTGTCGAGCGACCAGGGAAACCTCGGCAGCTTCGTGGTCTCTAACATTCGGTTGGTGTGGTTTGCCGATGCCAACGAAACCTTCAACATAAGTTTGCCGTACCTACAAATTGAAAGTGTAAGCTTGTTTTCAGAAGTCTTCAATCCAGCAAAGGAGATTTTTCGGACTCCATGAGGTTCCTGTATATTCTATTGTTCAGCGCCAACCCAGCTGATCCTGCCTGTCCGTCTGTATGAACCCTTTTTTGATGCTTGCGTATCACCTTCTCGTTTCACAAGTATCTGATAGGCGATGTCTTTCCTAAAATACCCGGGATGGGATTGGGATTTGGTTTCAGCTGGGTGCCACCCGTAATCCCATACTCCGGGATGTTCTTaccttaagaaaatatttttttttacgaaAGTTTAATGTAGCTAATTTTTAAAACGAGAGTCCAGTCGCGCTAGACTTGTCTGTTTAGCCAATGCTTAAAGAGGGTGAACCCACAAGCAAATTTACAAACCATAAGCcagataataaaaatattaagttatTAACAGCAATTCAATTCAAATATCGTTAGGACTACACAAATTTGCACTGTAACTGCTATGCTTCTTCTCATTACAGCTTCGCATCCGTGAGTCCAAGTATGGACCTGCCTTGGTGATTCAAACAGCAGAAACGGGAGGTGGATATGTACTAGGCTTTCGCATCGATCCCTCCGAACGTCTAAACGAGCTGTTTAAAGAGCTTTGCTCGCTGCACTCTATCTATGGCGAACAGCCCAACTTTGGTATACAGTATAACGTTCAGGAAGCCCGGGAGCGATTGGCAGCAGCCGCCGAGGAAGCGGCCCAGTCCTCTCAGTTTAAGGTTGATAACTTCGAGGAGTTGGACGAGCGGCAGGAGCGGGAGATCAACACAAAACTGAATAGCTACCTCGCCGAAGGATGTTCGGGAAAGGACCCACGTAGATCAAGCCAGGGAGAAAAAGACCCTGTCTACTGTAAGGAGCTGGGATTCGCCATGGAGCAAATTAGAGACGGGTACAAGTTAAAGGATCTGTGGGACGTCATGCCTACCAAAAATGGAAACGATGGAATGAATTTATTGAAGAATGTTTAATTGATTTCGCTATTaaagtgtttattttaaaattatttagttgtCCGTACAACTTACAGAAATTCGTTTGTAAATATATGTCCACCTACATTTTATCTACATTGAAGAATCTCAAGTCCAAGTCAAGGCGAAGAAACAACGATGTTAGCATTGGCAATATCATACTCAAATGTCGATTTTCATGGCACTTGAACTTAGCAATCGCGGGAAACATTATACTGCACCGTTTGAGGGGCGGCAGAGAAAAGCAGAGCAACGCGCTGCTAACGATTTTCGTGTTCCCGATTTTTTCCGCTGGTTTGTTTTAATTACTTGACTATAAcctgaaaataattaatagcTATATTTATTGGAACCTTTTCATTGAAtccatttaataataaataaggagctgtttattttatttgtagttatttttttattgacgCATACAACTCGCTGTATGTTTAAGTAATTTAGGTTCGTTTGGAATCGCTTGAAATTGCCTTTAGCTTAGGGAGAATTTAAACATATTTGTGTTccgtaaatttgaatttcgttCATACATTCCAACTCCTACTTCTTAATGATATCAAaggtttatataaatttttgagtttttcgGTGTTGTGTAGGTCaagcaaataatttaaatgggaTCTGCTTATCTTTCGCTTGGTTTTATAAATTAGTTCATATCACAACACACAGTTGATTTGACCGGCATGTTTTATATATagatttctatatttttatatcattGCTGTCCTTACAGATAGATCGTATGTTAAGATACAGATAGTagtacatataaatatttatacttgtATGAATGAATTGTTTACTTTGTCTCTAAGCTATAAATTCTAACAAACTTAATTAAAGTAGGAAAAGTAAATTTTAGTTGTGGCGTTTCTCTATCATCCTGTTCTTTCCATACATACTTACTAACCTGCCTCAAAGGCATGCACATAAACTAAATCGAACCAAAAAGAGAACGTTGTTTGTACATTCATTGAAAAGAAACACACCCAAATTAACGTAAAATTATAGTGAGAAAATGTTTTGAGgttgaaatattattatcagGAATGACTTAAATTTTACAACTTTCTCTATacatttaatacttttttcttGATGATATTCTGTATAAAGGCTAAACATAAACatctacattttaattttgcatatatcattttgtattatatttcatTCGTAGCGGATGCTTTTTGTTATCAGTCTTGAAGACCAAGCCAGATGCTGTGTAATTTTTACCGAAAAAGTGAACTGAAAGAGTCATCAAAAGCTCGATTGTACAAgctttttaatacaaatttagaTTGCACATATCAATCGAGACGAGTTGAACTTCGTGTACATTACATTGTTACTGGCTTATCTTACATTCCCACTTACTTCAAAGGAAAGACGCAACACGTACACATAAACAGTAACTAGAACCAAAAGACTTAGAACTTAGCGAGTCTCCTACGCGGCTCTTTTCTATTGTGGGgctttgtttttcttctttctgCCGTATTGGCTTACGTTCCAATGAGCGAGCATCCAAGTTCTCTTGAGCTTAGGTGCTGGCGGAGATCTGCTGACGGGCCCGCTGTCGTGTCATCGGCGGTGAGGGACGCGCATCCAAGGCTACTGATCCACGACTGCGTTTGGCAGCTTCTCTTTCAGTGGCTGCCTTGCGCTTTGTTGCGGTTTTGCTGGTTGCTATAGTAAAATCAGCTGAAGAGGTGGATTGGGTTGTGATTGGAGTGGCATCTGCCACAGAAGCTTCACGATTGCGTTTAGCGGCTTGACTTCCATAGGATGCCTTGCGTTTGGTTGAAGCTTTCTTCGGTACGGAAGATTGGATTAGATCCACTGACGTGGGTGCAGTGAACGATGCTTCACTGCTGCGCCTGGCACCTCCACTTGCTCGCGTTGCCTTGCGCTTAGGGGGGGGTTTTACCTTAGTTACTCCATCCGCTGAAGAGGTTGATTCCGTGTCGTGTGCCTTGCGTCGTCTTTTGGCCGTCAGCATGGGAGCGCGACGACGACGCTTTGGCTTTGGGATGATAATGGGCTGGGCAGAGCCTGAGGTGTGTTTGTTGAGGGATCGGGATCTGCTTCTGCTGTTAGTGGTGGTAGTTGCGGTGATGGCGGTGTTGGTGGTTTCTGTATAGGGCATCGGGACGAAGGCCGATACCTCAATTGTTGGCAATGTCACGTTGCTAATGGAAAAGACAATCCTTAGAGGCATACTTTGGTGTTTATTAGACCACTTACCTGAGCTTTGGTTTGTGGACTGACTCATCTTCGttgtcgtcctcgtcctcttCGCTGTCCGGACTCGTAGCGGGCACAAATTTTGGCTTTTTCAGTTCAAAGCCGCGGAACTTGTGGCTGTTAACGATACAAttcaatgtttttgtttaatatagttTGCAAATTATGGTTTCAATTGCAACAATAaggcttataaatatttaatgcctACTTTCAGAGTTGGAAACGGAAAAACGAATGATGATATTAGGGAAAAGGCTGAGTATTAAGGAACAATCATCGCAATGCAAAACTTAAGGCATAGAGATTGACCAATGGCTTTGAGCTGTGAAACGTATCAGTATAGTTTGGAAATATATTGTCAATCCTCAAAATCTTTAACACTTATAAGAACAAGGCGAAGCGCAATGCGACACTTTCTGGCATTCGACAAACCGGCAGTATGAGTAAATCgacttatttaaatataacttttatttattgtcgGTTTGAGTTTGGTTAAAAGTTCCAGAAACGGTCCGGGGCAACGTACTGATGTTTCGACCAAAACTTCTTGTGCCTCGAGAAACTGAGAGCATTAACACCTCAAATAACATAGCTTTTAAGTGTTGGAGAATACTCACATTTTAATTGGCGTTATCGGCATGGGCCGGATGGGCTTGAAGAGGCAAAGGTCCATAAGCAGACTGTCGATGCTGGGATTGCGCTTGCGGGCGGCTGCGGAACGATGGAGGGCTGTAGGAGCAACCGTGAAGGCGCGCAGAAAAGCTGCTGTGGGCACTTGGCTGGTC is a window of Drosophila biarmipes strain raj3 chromosome 3R, RU_DBia_V1.1, whole genome shotgun sequence DNA encoding:
- the LOC108032872 gene encoding LOW QUALITY PROTEIN: Bardet-Biedl syndrome 5 protein homolog (The sequence of the model RefSeq protein was modified relative to this genomic sequence to represent the inferred CDS: deleted 1 base in 1 codon) — its product is MSAKGEARSKRLQRLRLPGNRSICSKRPLNHNLIILLAGKMLKSLAPIEGNQQPQLQLLWEDKEVKFDVPQLHKNLRSGEQVLDYIYHIEDSKGNPGDTGRLMVTNLRIIWHSLVHKKYNLSIGYARIGNTNTRIVHMHTKARIASQALYILAISNETRFEFLFTDVSGETSRRDQPIFASVFDVYHLYQRTYLYRDLKLRGAIVQAGQLVILPDEQVYSQVQGVWNLSSDQGNLGSFVVSNIRLVWFADANETFNISLPYLQIESLRIRESKYGPALVIQTAETGGGYVLGFRIDPSERLNELFKELCSLHSIYGEQPNFGIQYNVQEARERLAAAAEEAAQSSQFKVDNFEELDERQEREINTKLNSYLAEGCSGKDPRRSSQGEKDPVYCKELGFAMEQIRDGYKLKDLWDVMPTKMETME
- the LOC108032930 gene encoding uncharacterized protein LOC108032930; translation: MLLAAAGLPAYDAGKLASNAGSGSGGVGSGGVGTPTSSASRPSAASALMKTLSVRLHRGTEFIKDTVQKALVMSAPTPVAPAPAPAPKILDHSLKRKLSGAGGLMGCSSIGSTTSSIAVSSRSHHFALTSQGTSPQGPSLTSQVPTAAFLRAFTVAPTALHRSAAARKRNPSIDSLLMDLCLFKPIRPMPITPIKIHKFRGFELKKPKFVPATSPDSEEDEDDNEDESVHKPKLSNVTLPTIEVSAFVPMPYTETTNTAITATTTTNSRSRSRSLNKHTSGSAQPIIIPKPKRRRRAPMLTAKRRRKAHDTESTSSADGVTKVKPPPKRKATRASGGARRSSEASFTAPTSVDLIQSSVPKKASTKRKASYGSQAAKRNREASVADATPITTQSTSSADFTIATSKTATKRKAATEREAAKRSRGSVALDARPSPPMTRQRARQQISAST